The genomic DNA aatgaaTCAAAAAGCGTTCAAAGAGCTTCATTTAATTATCATGGCTAACCTAGTAGGGTTAGGcactttctgtcatttcaacagtcaTGTAAACATAGCATCATCTAGCAACTCCGCTGCGCTCTGGAGTAATGAATGGCAATGCAACATTGACATTGTGGGACGTTGGGTTAGCGTTCCCAACCTGGCAACCCCTGTGAACTTAGACGCTGGGGAGCAGGCTCTGTCCACTATTTTGAATTGAGACTGCAGTAACCATTTTAAAACGCTAGCTGTCAGTagtacatattggaccttttaaAATTGTTCACTGTAATGGTCAATGAGCATTCTCTGCTATAATCATATTTTCTTTACCAGGTCTGACTGTGTGGTGCGAGCTTTTGCCTGGCATCCCCATACAGATAAATTTGCTGTAGCCCTACTGGACGACTCCATTAAGATCTACAACCCCAAAAGGTACCGTACATAAGCTCTGAAGACGGCCAGTAGGACAGCTTTGATGAACAGTGAACCTCTGATCCCAATAACaataaagctgtgtgtgtgtgtgcaggacagacaaacacaagtgTTGTTGTTTCATCTCTTCATCCTTCTTTGACACTACCCTTTTGTACGCTTGTCTCTTAGCGCCACTACCCCCACACTGAAGCACCGTCTACAGCGGAGTGTTGCAGCAGTGCAGTGGAAGCCGCTGTGTGCAACTGCCCTCGCTGTCGCTTGTCAAAACTGTTTACTGGTCTGGCACGTGGACCCCTGCTCACTATCAACCAGGTACGTTACACTCCGGTGTATCTACAGGTCCGCTAAAGTCTTAAAATCATTGCATTCAGTTCTCTCCAAAAAGGCTAGTTtagttcatctttttttttttgcatgttgttGCTGAATGTTGTGAGTTGTTATACATCTCTAAACTACAAGTGAAACTGGCGTGACAGTGGATTCGACACACAGAAGGCTCTTCAATCCTTTTTGGTAGTGTTGTAGTCTGACCTGTAGCAAACACCGTCACTGCTTCTAGCTACTGTAACTAGAAAGCTCATCGTCTCATGATGGTGTCACTTTGATTGTAAATGACTTATTTTCTAACGGGTAAGTCTAGACATCAGTTTTGTTCTACTTGTCTGGGTCCAGGTCAtgttaattgattaattatatTACCAGGAATTCTTGTTATATACAGCTGGTAAGTACTGACAAACATGTTGTATAGATATTGTCTCTACttgttttctgtgaaaaaggttAATCCATGCAGTTTTAAAAAGATCCTAAATCGAACCGTCTTTTCTTGTGCCATGCTCTTCTTCCCCTCGACCCATCTAGGCCTTCGTCTGGTTGTGCTCAAGTTTTGTCCCACCCTGGTCACTCTCCCATCACTTCCATCGCCTGGTCTCCGAGCGGCTCTCTCCTTGTGTCTGCCTCGCCGATGGACACCGCAATGATGGTACGAGGCAACCACTTCATCACGAAAGTAGATCTCATCCTGTAAGAAAGTGACTCACAAAGGTGTTTGCTTCTGTACCTTTGGCTGTATCTTTCAGGTTTGGGATGTGGCTTCAGAAAACGGTGTGCCACTTCAGCGTGTTGGAGGAGGTGGGGTCACCTTCCTGTCCTGGTCCCCTGATGGCAGCCATGTCCTGGCCTCAACACCGTCTGCCCTGTTCAGGTCTGTGACTGCACATCAGAGATATCCAACTTTCATAATAAACAACTTAAGCATTCATTAAAAGGCTACAATAGCACATTCCATTTGAAAGATGAGTATGCCAATGAGTATGTGTCAAGTTTTCAACTGAGGCCCACTcacttttaataaatatttatgaacatgttagcattgcCTGCAGGTGTTATAAGATAATAAGTAGGGGTGTTGAAATTATCATTGCATCGCGATGCGGACCTGGACtattctgcatcgatgcagtgaTACACCATAATCGATTCTTGCCGACTGATCTTACGTGTTAATTCTCCGGtcgctgcttttttttgtttttgtctgctgTGTTAGACCTCCGCTACATTCAGGGTGTGTCTTTTTGTGacatgaatgaaatgaaaaggggAGTTCATATGTATATATCATGACTGCTTGAATATGTTTATGTAAACCACGTGTAgcaatacataataataataatgttattgAGACGGTGACTCATCAGGATATCGATTCAAATCGTTGACAGGATAATCATAATCAAATcgtgagaccagtgaagattcacacccctaataataataataataataagtggcCAGAAAGTGGTGTTTCTACACCTACAGTAGATGAGTAAAGTTTCTTTCTTCAGGGTTTGGGAAACCAGGATGTGGACCTGTGAGCGTTGGCCATGTGTGAAAGGCCGCTGTCAGGTAAAAAACACGTTTAACTTTGTTGTTCATTTTGGTTACAACCCATTTTCTAAATCATGTATTTCTTAAATACTGATGAgtcttggtttgtttgttttggttagTCCGGCTGTTGGAGTCCAGATGGGAGTCGCCTTCTCTTCACCGTACAGGGAGAGACGGTCATCTATGCTCTGACTTTCACGGATTCACCAGGTTATCTGTCCCAGTCTTTACACAGAATATCCAGTTATTTTGTAGAATGTAGTCTTGTTGATAGCTGACGTGCAGCTTGAATTGTTCTCTTTTAATGTCGGATGAAAGACTTTTTAAACCTTGACTAAAGTTGACCTGTGTGATGTTGCAGGCGTACCTACGTGCACATCAAATGGGCCACAGGCAGCAGCAGTGGTGGCTGACCTATCAGAGACCACCTTTAACACACCAGATGGGGACATCATGTAAGAGCTCTAAACCAGATGCTGTTCAGGCGTATTTTAGCTGGGCTACATCAAAAAGTGACGCACAGGGCTTCCAAAAAGGCTCAGAGAGAAACAGCAAGGCCCTTTGCTTGCACAACAAACCATTTTATTacaacatttcatttgcacAATTCAGCATTCAGGCAGTATTTAGTGCTGCTTGACATCCCATCTGCATGTGACATTATAGCCTCTTACAGTAAAGCATAACCAAGCACCtgtgtctgttctgtctgcCAGTGTTGGTGGAGAGATCCAGTCTTTAGCCTGGGAACCAACAGGAGAGAGGCTCGCAGTGCTTCTGAaaggtctttctctctttcttttttttgtgttcaccCCCATTAACCCTGTCAGTATTACATTGGTGTTATTTTCTAGTTTTAATAACTCTTCTCATTCTCCGTATCTTATCTGTTGTCTCAGGTGATCCACAAGCTGCAGACCGGCCTGCAATCATAGCTGTGTTCAAGACGAGAACCAACCCCATTTTTGAGCTTTTGCCTTGGTTTGTACAGTTATGTGTTTCATGAGCATTTCATGTTTGCATcaggcacggcgccaggatttcagttttggatgggccagaccaattttgggtgggccttaaatgaaaacatgatatcaaatcactgtttaacctaatacaaatgactaatatactgttatattatctgtgctaacataatagagatttcaatagcttgatgctctttaaatatgttgtaaaaaaacattgtacaaacgTTTGGTTGTATAGGACGACCCTATCCGCGACCGCTCTCCTTGGTTCTGCCCAGAGAGGAGCGCGTAggaatctccattacgcaccatacctggctgcgctattacgcaaagctccatagacctaagactggaacagtggtcaggcatttaatatttccccaaaacataatttagttctactcgtataacaggaggccgaatatttcacaattctgtttaattgtttttaagttttcaacactacaggtCAACAACACTGGCCGACAGTTTCATTCAATACTCGGGCACAGAACTTGTTCATTGACGTCATCTGTCGTGTAAAACAAGACTCAGGTTATTTCCgaaagagacaaactgttactttagtgtgattcatgttataaccatatttaacaaaaggaaataaatcacatcaacaacagacacagcgcCGATAACAAGGGGAACCCatgagggaaaaagaacagtaacaagctgatatagaaatagaaatgtgcCTGTAGATTTATAACGGGttatgaatcgattattttaatatatctcaatacagacagagtagcCTTCACATACTCTTATCCCCTCGTGGTACACAATTAAACTCGCTAAAATAGGCCTAGAAGAAGCGAACAGGGAACGACTCatttcctccttttctctctgctatgttactaactttcaacatgtagcctacggATTCATCGCATGTTTTTAGGTcgcctcgcacacacacacactgacacaaattacagcagtagtcggcggggtttgctctttaaaatgtTGATGATATCATCGAAGTCAAGAGTTACTGTAAGCTCTCTTATGTcaacagacaaagagacataaGGCGAGACGTAAGCATGGTGCTCCTATTTGGTGTTTTAATCCGATTGACACTGGAAAAGACGCGTTCAGCTGTACAGGACGTCATCGGCAGTGTTATCAGAGCTTTTAGGAAAGCATGGATATTAGGGAAAACTTCCTCATTGCATATGTCCATCACTTCAACAAGACTTTTGAGatgttctcctctttttttcttcctctctatgAGTTGCACAAACACTGCGAGCTCTGACTCTGACATGGTTATGTTTAAGCGCTTCCCTGCATCGTTGAGAGTGGCCAAGCAGCTGGTGTCATTTGTATGAAGGCTAggggacatcaggactgctgatggtgtcattagtctgaaggctaggagacatcaggactgctgcagatgccatgAGGCCATAGGTGTCACTGTGGAATCGAGTGTTCAGTTCACTAAGCTGGTAGTCTAGCTCGTTGGAAATGTTGCACAGATCACTGTCACttaatagacaaacaactttttttaaattaaaaactactTAAGATTTAGACTAAtttagcacaaattatgagataatttgccactttttaataattctttataattaaatatattattttcccATGACGCCGTGCCTGGTTTGCGTAGCATTAGTAGAGCTAGAAAATATTGCACTTTCCAGGGTAGTACCACTGCACATCCCATGTACTGATTTCTTTCTTGTTTCTCGGTTCTAGTGGTTTTGTGCAAGGGGAGCCTGGCGCAGAGCCCAGACTGATGCAGTTCCACCCAAACTTCCAGCACGGAGCTCTGCTCACTGTGGTCAGTCCTACTCTACACATTTAGCAATTTCTGAGCTCTACCGATTCTAATTCGTTCAATtcggtgtgcgtgtgtgtgcatgtgtgtgtgtgtgcgtgcgtgcagtgccttgcgaaagtattcggcccccttgaacttttcaaccttttgacacatttcaggcttcaaacataaagatataaaagttttattttttgtgaagaatcaccaacaagtgggactcaattgtgaagtggaacgaaatctattggatatttaaaagttttttagcaaataaaaaaaatgaaaagtggtgcgtgcaaaattattcggcccctttactttcagtgcagcaaactcactccagaagttcagcgaggatctctgaatgatccaatgttgtcctaaatgactgatggtgataaatagaatccacctgtgtgtgtgatcaagtctctgtataaatgcacctgttctgtgatagtctcagggttctgttgaaagtgcagagagcatcatgaagaccaaggaacacaccaggcaggtccgtaatactgttgtggagaagtttaaagccggatttggatacaaaaagatttcccaagctttaaacatcccaaggagcactgtgcaagcgatcattttgaaatggaaggagtatcagaccactgcaaatctaccaagacctggccgtccctgtaaactttcagctcagacaaggagaagactgatcagagatgcagccaagaggcccatgatcactctggatgaactgcagagaactacagctgaggtgggagagtctgtccataggacaacaatcagtcgtacactgcacaaatctggccttcatggaagagtggcaagaagaaagccatttctcaaagatatccataaaaagtctcgtctaaagtttgccacaagccacctgggagacacaccaaacatgtggaagaaggtgctctggtcagatgaaaccaaaatcaaactttttggccacaatgcaaaacgatatgtttggcgtaaaagcaacacagctcatcaccctcaacacaccatccccactgtcaaacatggtggtggcagcatcatggtttgggcctgcttttcttcagcagggacagggaagatggttcaaattgaggggaagatggatgcagccaaatacaggaccattctggatgaaaacctgttggagtctgcaaaagacctgaaactgggacggagatgtatcttccaacaagacaatgatcccaaacatccagcaaaatctacaaaacaatggttcacaaataaacgtatccaggtgttagaatggccaagtcaaagtccagacctgaatccaatcgagaatctgtggaaagaactgaaaactgctgttcacaaacgctctccatccaacctcactgagctccagctgttttgcaaggaagaatgggcaagaatttcagtctctcgatgtgcaaaactgatagagacataccccaagcgacttgcagctgtaatcgcagcaaaaggtggctctacaaagtattaacgcaagggggcccaataattttgcacgcaccacttttcagttttttatttgctgcgtgcgtgcgtgcgtgcgtgcgtgcgtgcgtgcgtgcgtgcgtgtgtgtgtgtgtgtgtgtgttgcaatcactagatagatagatactttattgatccccaaggggaaGTTCAAGGTCCTTGTTGCTTACAGACctcatacacatacatcataacaggatgttCAAAGTAACATATCTACATGAATAATTTGGATATAAAGT from Etheostoma spectabile isolate EspeVRDwgs_2016 chromosome 7, UIUC_Espe_1.0, whole genome shotgun sequence includes the following:
- the aaas gene encoding aladin isoform X1, with protein sequence MCSLALFPPPLPSGQTTLCESNNELLSGTTTEDRLKLESSPLSLFFPRESLKLHCRTESSSKAAFLDHSETLWMRSAAAWRDGGFTGLLDEITNSKTEVPKWLSVSSGCILALLQWFSSFHGSLFPHLTMSSEDMLAEFSQVLNWSDCVVRAFAWHPHTDKFAVALLDDSIKIYNPKSATTPTLKHRLQRSVAAVQWKPLCATALAVACQNCLLVWHVDPCSLSTRPSSGCAQVLSHPGHSPITSIAWSPSGSLLVSASPMDTAMMVWDVASENGVPLQRVGGGGVTFLSWSPDGSHVLASTPSALFRVWETRMWTCERWPCVKGRCQSGCWSPDGSRLLFTVQGETVIYALTFTDSPAGVPTCTSNGPQAAAVVADLSETTFNTPDGDIIVGGEIQSLAWEPTGERLAVLLKGDPQAADRPAIIAVFKTRTNPIFELLPCGFVQGEPGAEPRLMQFHPNFQHGALLTVCWSSGRITHVPFYFLSAGVPHFGVSGSPSLPRPQERPADFANQSLFTELMS
- the aaas gene encoding aladin isoform X2 — encoded protein: MCSLALFPPPLPSGQTTLCESNNELLSGTTTEDRLKLESSPLSLFFPRESLKLHCRTESSSKAAFLDHSETLWMRSAAAWRDGGFTGLLDEITNSKTEVPKWLSVSSGCILALLQWFSSFHGSLFPHLTMSSEDMLAEFSQVLNWSDCVVRAFAWHPHTDKFAVALLDDSIKIYNPKSATTPTLKHRLQRSVAAVQWKPLCATALAVACQNCLLVWHVDPCSLSTRPSSGCAQVLSHPGHSPITSIAWSPSGSLLVSASPMDTAMMVWDVASENGVPLQRVGGGGVTFLSWSPDGSHVLASTPSALFRVWETRMWTCERWPCVKGRCQSGCWSPDGSRLLFTVQGETVIYALTFTDSPGVPTCTSNGPQAAAVVADLSETTFNTPDGDIIVGGEIQSLAWEPTGERLAVLLKGDPQAADRPAIIAVFKTRTNPIFELLPCGFVQGEPGAEPRLMQFHPNFQHGALLTVCWSSGRITHVPFYFLSAGVPHFGVSGSPSLPRPQERPADFANQSLFTELMS